The sequence ATCGGCCCTGAATCCTGCAATTTTAGTCCTTAACATCATAGTAGCGGTATTAGGTGCGATAATAGGGTTAGAGCTCATAACTAGGCTGGGGATCAGTACTAATACATCAATTATAGGAGCCCTTATAGCGATCCTTATAGCCAGATTACCATTTGCATTTTTCAAACAGTTCAGACAGGTAAACAGCCAGAACCTCATACAAACGGCCATTTCAGGGGCTACCTTTTCGGCGGCAAATGCCCTGCTTCTACCTATAGGTGTACCGTACCTGTTGGGTAAGCCGGAGCTTGTTATGCCAATGTTAATCGGAGCGTCTATCGCATTGTTAACCGACGCCACAATTATATACTGGATTTTCGATACTAAGATTTTTCCCGCTGAAGGCACATGGCCTCCAGGGATAGCAACGGCTGAAGCTATTCTGGCAGCGGCAAAAGGCGGTAAAAAAGCTCTGATGCTGGTTTACGGAACTATTGGAGGCATAATCGGCAAACATCTGGGTATCCCTACCGATGTCTTCGGTGTATCCTGGATCGGTAATGTTTGGGCTTTAACGATGTTCGGCGTAGGGTTAATTATGAGGGGGTATTCACCCAGGTTTTTCGGGATAGATATTAACAAGTATTATGTTCCCCATGGTATCATGATAGGAGCCGGATTGGTAGCCCTCGTTCAAATAATCATGATAATTACCAGGAAGGAAGAGAAAGGAAAGGAAGAGGTTAAATTTACTAGAACAAATACAGACCTGGGTAATGGTTTAGGAAAAGGCCTTGTAATATATTTAGCTGCAGCTCTTATCCTTGCAGTAGTGGGTGGCCTGATATCCCAAATGTCAACAGGTCAGTTCATATTCTGGATAATCTTTGCTGCCTTTGCTGCCATAGTATCCGAACTTATAGTAGGCCTTTCGGCAATGCATGCCGGCTGGTTTCCTGCCTTTGCTACAGCCCTGATTTTCCTGGTACTCGGGATGCTGTTCGGGTTCCCGCCCGTTGCCCTGGCATTGCTGGTTGGGTATACAGCAGCTACCGGCCCGGCGTTTGCCGATATGGCTTACGACCTGAAAGCCGGCTGGATACTAAGAGGCTCAGGGGAAGACCCTGAATTCGAACTAGAAGGACGGAAGCAGCAGTATATTGCAGAAGTAATTTCCTTCCTGGTTGCTATAGTGATTGTAGGTCTTGTTTACAAGGTGTATTTCGCTCAGGACCTTTTTCCTCCAGTAGATAGGGTATATGTGGCAACCATAAAAGCAGGGACCGATATGCAGGTGGCCAGATACCTGCTAATGTGGGCCATACCCGGAGCCATAATCCAGTTTTTGGGCGGCCCGGCAAGACAGCTGGGTATTCTGTTTGCTACAGGGTTACTTATTAACTATCCCATTGCAGGTATAACGGTGTTGGTGGGTATAGCAATACGGCTCATTACCGTTAAGAGATTCGGTGAAGAAGGCCAAAGACAGCTCTATGTTCTGGGGGCCGGATTTATTGCAGGTGCCAGCCTATACAGCTTCTTTATGTCAACCCTTAAACTGGGCAAAAAATAGTTTGATTACAATTTAATAAACGGATATACTACTTACACCGCAACCTTCTTTAGAGAATAGTATTGAAATCCGGGAGCCGGGGACAAAAGACTAAAACCTGCCCTTAACAGGCAGGTTTTAGTCTGGAAGAAAAGATTAACGAAGGGAAATTTATAATCTAAAAGAGGGGAGAGACCGAAAGTGAAAACCTTTAAAATAGGATTGATTAGAGTCCTTACTACCGATGACAGAGAGCTCTTAAACCGCCACGGCAAGATCCTTCAGGAAAATTTCCCTTTTTTTGAGGTCGAAAGCCGGTGTATTCCTGAACAATATACCGGGGTTCATTCGGAAGAAACCCACCTCAAAGCCGTTCCTAAAGTTGTAGACCTGGCTGTTGAAATGGAGAAGGAAGGCAAGGACGGGATAATCATAAGCTGTGCCGGTGATCCCGGGCTGGAGGAAGCAAGGCAGAAACTGAGGATACCCGTGGTGGGAGCCGGGGCTTCCACTGCATCAATAGCCCTTGGCTGCAGCAGAAGGGTTGGGGTGCTGAATTTAACGGAGCCAACACCTGAAGGGATGAAGCAGATACTCGGTAAACACCTTGTGGCAGAAGAAACTGTAGATGCTAGAAATACCCTTGAGCTGATGACCCTAGAGGGGATGGAAAGCGCAGTTCGATCTTCATTTAAGCTTAAGAGTTCTGGGGCAGAGGTTATAGCCCTGGCATGTACCGGTATGTCAACCATAGGTGCCGCAGCCAGGATAAAGGAAAGAATTGGTATACATGTAATAGACCCGGTACTAGCAGAAGGGATGGTTATGTGGAGTTTACTTAGATTTTGACTGGAGGTGGTGAGGATGGAGTTAACCAGAGAGATGGTGGAAGCGGCAGTATACGGAGGTGCCGTCCTTGGAGGAGGAGGCGGCGGCTGGATAGACAGCGGCCTGGAACTGGGAAATCTGGCCTTGGACTACGGCCATCCGAAGCTTATTACAATTGATGACATACCGCCTGATGCGGTTGTTGTTACCGCTGCTGCAGTGGGGGCACCGGCTGCCAGGGAAAGATATGTGAAGCCCTATGATTATGTTAGAGCGGTGGAGATGCTCGCAGAATTGCTGGAGGGGTGTATAGACGGAATTATTACAAATGAAAACGGGGCATCCACAACAGTTAACGGATGGCTTCAGTCGGCGGTTCTGGGTATCCCTGTTATCGATGCCCCGTGCAATGGAAGGGCTCATCCTATAAGCACCATGGGGGCTATGGGCCTTACCCGGGTTGAGGATTATGTATCTGTCCAGGCAGCTTCGGGAGGCAACCCGAAAACGGGCAGAAGATTAGAGCTTACCGTAAAAGGGAATATCCATTACTGCAGCAATATTATAAGGAATATGGCGGTAGAAGCCGGGGGAATCGTGGCCGTGGCAAGAAACCCGGTAAAAGCCGAATATATTGCAAAAAATGGCGCTCCAGGAGCCATAACCCAGGCCGTACATGTGGGGCAGGAAATGATAAAGGCCAGACCTAAAGGCCCCAAAAGGGTTATTGAAGCTGCAGCCCGTGCTGTAGAGGGCGAAGTAGTTACTTGGGGTAAAGTCACAAAGGTTATTCTGGAAACAAAAGGCGGATTTGATGTTGGTGAGGTAGCAGTAAGAGATGGCAATATAGTCTACACCATGACCTTCTGGAATGAATACATGACCCTGGAAAAGGGAGAAGAGCGGATTGCTACCTTCCCCGACCTCATTATGACCCTTTCCATGGAAGATGCTACTCCCTTAACTACGGCAAAAATCAAAGAAGGTCAGGAAGTTGCCGTAATCAAGACCCACAGGAACAACTTGAAACTGGGGGCGGGGATGTTCGAAATGGAACTCTACAAAAGGGTGGAAGATACTATCAATAAACCTATATTGAAATATCTGTAAAAAGTAATTGTCTTACAAGTGCGGTTAAGGCCAAGAAAAGATGATATCTTTTAGAAAGGGTGTTTTGAATGCTGAAACAGGTAATAGAGCTCTTTGATCTTTTAGATAGCAGCAAGGCAAATGGCGAGGTTATTAAGGAACTCCTGCTTGAAAAAAATCAGAAAAACGTTATAGTTGAAAGCGTTCAGGGGGACAAGGGGAAAACGGATTTCATTAAGATAAAGATCTCCGGCATAAAGGGCAAGGACAAAGGGGGAGATGCCCCTACCCTTGGAATAATCGGGCGTTTGGGCGGATTGGGAGCACGCCCGGAGCGGATTGGGTTTGTATCCGATGGAGATGGTGCCCTTACGGTACTAAGTGTTGCCCTGAAGCTTTCTGAAATGGCAACTCAGGGGGATCATCTTGACGGAGACGTAATAGTAACCACCCATATCTGCCCTGATGCACCTACGAGACCCCATGACCCCGTTCCCTTTATGGATTCCCCCGTTGATATATATACTATGAACAAGCATGAAATAGATGCAGAAATGGATGCAATCCTTTCCGTTGATACCACTAAAGGGAACAGGATAATAAACCACAAGGGTTTTGCTGTATCCCCTACTGTAAAAGAAGGGTATATATTAAGGGTAAGCGAGGACCTGCTCGATATAATGCAGAACGTTACCGGTAAACTGCCCGTTACCTTTCCTATAACGACCCAGGATATAACCCCTTATGGAAACGGTATTTATCACTTGAACAGTATCCTCCAGCCTTCGGTGGCAACCAAGGCCCCTGTTGTAGGTATCGCCATCACCGCGGAGACCCCCGTTCCCGGCTGTGCTACAGGGGCAACCCACCTGACGGATATAGAGATGGCTTCCAGGTTCTGCCTTGAAGTCGCAAAAGCCTTCGGGAGAAAACAGTGCAGGTTTTTCGATGAACAGGAATTTTCAAGGTTAAAGAAGCTGTACGGTGATTTATCCCACCTTCAGACCTTCGGGAATATGGAGGAATAAATAATGAACATCCAGTTCACCCTTACGGTTCCCGAAGGCAAAAGGCTTATAGCGGAAGGTATTGTAAGCCTGCCCGAAATCAAAAGGGTTTTGGAATCGGGTAAGATTCTGTTAAAAGGGGGTACCACAGTATCGGCCATTTCCGAAAGGCTGATCGGGAGAAAGCTGAGGATAAGCGGCAGGATATCTCCTTTAGGTACAAAGGGGAGCAGGAAAAATGTAAGTCTACCCCACAGCATTTTAATTATGGGGCATAATATATATGAAGTAGATGACAAACTGGAGGAAACAGTAAATTCCATGGGGCCTGAGGATATATGCCTTATATCTGCCAATGCTATCGATTCAGAAGGGAATGCGGCTATGATGGCAGGGGCTCCGCTAGGAGGAAACCCCGGAAGGATAATATCGGGTCTTATGGCAGAAGGTGTAAACATTATTATTCCTGTAGGGCTCGAAAAGCTCATTCCCGGGAAAATTCAACAGGCGGTTGCAGCTTCTGGCCGGAAAAAACCGGATACTGCCATGGGGATGGCAGTAGGGCTTATCCCCTTAACAGGCCGTGTTTTTACCGAAATAGATGCGATAAAAGCCATATCAGGCCTGGATGCTGTAGTAATCGGGAGAGGCGGCATCTGCGGTGCCGAAGGGGCGTCCGTATTCGCCGTTGAAGGCCCTGAAAAACAGTGCAAAAATCTGATGGATATTATAAGGGATATTAAGGGGAAAGGAATTTCAGGGGATGAAATGACCCTTGAAGAATGCAGACCCGGCAGCCCGGGATGCAAATACCATCTAGCCTGCATGTACAGGGAGGGTTTCAAATGAAGGCAAAAATAGGTATGATAACAATAGGCCAGAGCCCCAGAACCGATGTAACCCCTGACCTGGTGGAGGTCTGGAGAGATCGGGTGGATATAATTCAAAAAGGGGCCCTGGACGGCCTCACCTTAGAAGAGATACAGAAAATGGGGCCGGAAGATGGGGATTATACCCTTGTAACGAGACTAAATGACGGTACCCAGGTAATAATAGGAAAAAAGCACATCTTACCTAAAGTTCGGGAAAAGGTCAGAGAACTAAATGAGGAAAAAGTAGATGTAATTCTTCTATTGTGTACCGGTGAGTTTCCTGAAATGGAATCAAAAATACTGATAATAAAACCTCAAGAGGTGCTGCATAAAACCGTAGCAGCTATTGCAGGAAAAAATAAAATAGGAGTACTTACACCATTACCGGAACAGGCTGAACAGGCCAGAGAAAAATGGCTGTCTTCGGGGGTGAACGCAGAAATAGCCTGGGGGTCACCCTATGGAGAAGAAGAGATAATCTTAAGGGGAATCCGGGAACTTTCAGGGAAAAATATATCCCTGATTGTAATGGACTGTATGGGCTATACATGGGATATGAAGCAGAAGGCCAAAAAGCTAACCGATAAACCGGTAATCCTGCCCAGAACTCTTATTGCCAGGGTTATAGATGAAATGATAAGCTGAGATTTATGTTAAAACCCATTCAGATTATAGATTTCCTTTAGTTTAAGTGCCAGCTGGAATAACAGCTGGCCTTCTGATGTACCGATATTTATACCGGTAATTTCTGAAGCCCTTTCCAGACGGTTGTACAACGTATTCCTGTGAATATATAATTTCCTGGAAGTTTGATTGATGTTGCAGTTATTTTCGAAAAAGGCCGTAAGGGTTTTTACAAGGTTAGTGCTGTTTTTGCTATCATAATCGACAAGCTTACCTACAGTATCCCGGTAAAGATCTAACATTACAGGGTGATTCCTGAACAAAAACAGTATATGGTACAGCTTCAGGTCATTATAGAAAAAAACAGGTGCTGAGTTAAAGATTTTAGGCCCCAGCTTCAAACTCAGGGAAGCCTCCTGATAGCTTTTATGAAGCTCTCCAAGGCTTCTGTAAATATTTCCTACACCCATATGAACGGATAATTTAGGGTGCTTATACACAAAGACTTTAGAAAAATATTCAAACCAGCCCGTAAGCTCCTTTTTTAAAGAGGAAAAATCGTTTTCTTTTTTTACCTTATAGAGGATTATTATTCTATCTCCTTTCTTAATTATTTCCTTCTGGTGTTTCAGTTCAGGCAGTGACCGCAGTTCATATAAAACATCATCCGGTAATTCATTATCTGCAGAATTATCCTTTGAACCTGAATGGCTTATAATTACCACTGCCCTGCTGGTATTAGTTTCAAGGTTAAAGAACTCAGCACCCTTTTCAATTGCCGACTCTGATAGATAATTCCCCAAAAGCAATCCCTCAAAAAAGTCTTCCCTTAATTTCAAGGACGATTCCTGCTGCTTTTGATGGGCAAGAATGGCAATAATTAGGAATGGTATACATTGAGCTGCCAGTATTTTTTCCAGTTCGTATATTTCGGAACGTGAAGCAATACAGAGGTAACCCAGGATTTCATCCGGTGTTTTGAGTACAAATATAAGATAATTGTAACCTTCTATCTTAAAAGATACAGGTGAAGGCGGTATATTATTCGTTATGAGATTATCTTCTAAATATTCAATAATATCCTCTACCGGGACCAGATCCTCCTGATTACTGCTTTTACCCTTATATATCCTGACATCCAGGCGGTTATCCAGCAATATAACCGTTTTATTTATG is a genomic window of Koleobacter methoxysyntrophicus containing:
- a CDS encoding DUF1177 domain-containing protein; its protein translation is MLKQVIELFDLLDSSKANGEVIKELLLEKNQKNVIVESVQGDKGKTDFIKIKISGIKGKDKGGDAPTLGIIGRLGGLGARPERIGFVSDGDGALTVLSVALKLSEMATQGDHLDGDVIVTTHICPDAPTRPHDPVPFMDSPVDIYTMNKHEIDAEMDAILSVDTTKGNRIINHKGFAVSPTVKEGYILRVSEDLLDIMQNVTGKLPVTFPITTQDITPYGNGIYHLNSILQPSVATKAPVVGIAITAETPVPGCATGATHLTDIEMASRFCLEVAKAFGRKQCRFFDEQEFSRLKKLYGDLSHLQTFGNMEE
- a CDS encoding PucR family transcriptional regulator, with protein sequence MNLTVRDLFTLNEKFRDIKIIAGEKGIHRKIKDVLVMEAPDGAYWVKEGDFLVSAGFGFKDNIEQLDEIIKVLSEKRAAGLAIKKGRFIKDIPGSAVKLADELNLPLLELPFEMSYRDLTWPIIGRIINEENYNLKISEQLRKALWQTHNEKYSLDDILNLMLSYINKTVILLDNRLDVRIYKGKSSNQEDLVPVEDIIEYLEDNLITNNIPPSPVSFKIEGYNYLIFVLKTPDEILGYLCIASRSEIYELEKILAAQCIPFLIIAILAHQKQQESSLKLREDFFEGLLLGNYLSESAIEKGAEFFNLETNTSRAVVIISHSGSKDNSADNELPDDVLYELRSLPELKHQKEIIKKGDRIIILYKVKKENDFSSLKKELTGWFEYFSKVFVYKHPKLSVHMGVGNIYRSLGELHKSYQEASLSLKLGPKIFNSAPVFFYNDLKLYHILFLFRNHPVMLDLYRDTVGKLVDYDSKNSTNLVKTLTAFFENNCNINQTSRKLYIHRNTLYNRLERASEITGINIGTSEGQLLFQLALKLKEIYNLNGF
- a CDS encoding OPT/YSL family transporter, which encodes MGPQISREKLPEKHPSALNPAILVLNIIVAVLGAIIGLELITRLGISTNTSIIGALIAILIARLPFAFFKQFRQVNSQNLIQTAISGATFSAANALLLPIGVPYLLGKPELVMPMLIGASIALLTDATIIYWIFDTKIFPAEGTWPPGIATAEAILAAAKGGKKALMLVYGTIGGIIGKHLGIPTDVFGVSWIGNVWALTMFGVGLIMRGYSPRFFGIDINKYYVPHGIMIGAGLVALVQIIMIITRKEEKGKEEVKFTRTNTDLGNGLGKGLVIYLAAALILAVVGGLISQMSTGQFIFWIIFAAFAAIVSELIVGLSAMHAGWFPAFATALIFLVLGMLFGFPPVALALLVGYTAATGPAFADMAYDLKAGWILRGSGEDPEFELEGRKQQYIAEVISFLVAIVIVGLVYKVYFAQDLFPPVDRVYVATIKAGTDMQVARYLLMWAIPGAIIQFLGGPARQLGILFATGLLINYPIAGITVLVGIAIRLITVKRFGEEGQRQLYVLGAGFIAGASLYSFFMSTLKLGKK
- a CDS encoding aspartate/glutamate racemase family protein; this translates as MKTFKIGLIRVLTTDDRELLNRHGKILQENFPFFEVESRCIPEQYTGVHSEETHLKAVPKVVDLAVEMEKEGKDGIIISCAGDPGLEEARQKLRIPVVGAGASTASIALGCSRRVGVLNLTEPTPEGMKQILGKHLVAEETVDARNTLELMTLEGMESAVRSSFKLKSSGAEVIALACTGMSTIGAAARIKERIGIHVIDPVLAEGMVMWSLLRF
- a CDS encoding AroM family protein, with translation MKAKIGMITIGQSPRTDVTPDLVEVWRDRVDIIQKGALDGLTLEEIQKMGPEDGDYTLVTRLNDGTQVIIGKKHILPKVREKVRELNEEKVDVILLLCTGEFPEMESKILIIKPQEVLHKTVAAIAGKNKIGVLTPLPEQAEQAREKWLSSGVNAEIAWGSPYGEEEIILRGIRELSGKNISLIVMDCMGYTWDMKQKAKKLTDKPVILPRTLIARVIDEMIS
- a CDS encoding DUF917 family protein; this translates as MELTREMVEAAVYGGAVLGGGGGGWIDSGLELGNLALDYGHPKLITIDDIPPDAVVVTAAAVGAPAARERYVKPYDYVRAVEMLAELLEGCIDGIITNENGASTTVNGWLQSAVLGIPVIDAPCNGRAHPISTMGAMGLTRVEDYVSVQAASGGNPKTGRRLELTVKGNIHYCSNIIRNMAVEAGGIVAVARNPVKAEYIAKNGAPGAITQAVHVGQEMIKARPKGPKRVIEAAARAVEGEVVTWGKVTKVILETKGGFDVGEVAVRDGNIVYTMTFWNEYMTLEKGEERIATFPDLIMTLSMEDATPLTTAKIKEGQEVAVIKTHRNNLKLGAGMFEMELYKRVEDTINKPILKYL